tgttttgtctttaGACATACATAGAAGCGAGTTATATTTTGGAGCTTCATGGTAAACTTTCTCGTGCAAGTCCTGCATGATTTCTGAAAATGCAATAGAGAAATGACCGtactgctttgtgtttgtatttgcattattaaagaaaaatcttacttgggttgttgttgttttcattctgctGCTCCCCAATAGCATCAAAGAAAAGGCTGGTACTGCTCGGTGGGTTGGATATCTTGTCAGCTTCATCGCTACTCAGTGAGGGAGTGGTGTTTTCAGCGGGTGAAGTCTCCACACCATTTGCTTCTGGCTGTTCCTCAGGAGCTGAGTAGAGAGGTCAAACAGAAGACAAACAGGATTTGTAAGATAAGGTGTAACTTTCTTTAGTGCTGCAGAGTTTTGGGTAATCCCCGCAATGCTAAAGATATTATTTAGTGTAGTTTAAAGCCCTTCCCACAACATACAGTACTTTTTTCGAAACATGTAATTTGCAATCTTATTTGTAATTTGTAATCTTACTGTGTCTCTGTCCTACCCAaataattttactttacttCTAAAAAAATAACTTATTGATGACAAAATATCTTGCCTTGTAGTTTAGGCTGTTTAGAAATAATGGCGTAGTGTGGAGGCATATATTCTTGGACCTCTCTGGGCCGCTTATTACAAacagagcattgtttaaatCCTACTTTAGTGTTGATGCTGATCATGAGTAAAACAcagtgtcacaaagctcaaatctcTCAGTGTGGTTTCTTGTAAATGACAATGCATTCACAGTACTCAGAGGCAAGAAGTCATGAAGTACAAATACATAGTTACTATACCtaagtagaattttcaggtatctgtacttctgAAAAACAGTTTCATTTTGTACCGTTCTCTCCAGTGGAGTCCTTTTCCTCCGACTGTAGACTCGTGCCATTAGCGACCGGTGGAGGTGAAAGGTCATCGGTGGCTTCAATATCTTTAGGTACCGGTCGCTCTGAGATGTGACACACATACAAACGCCAAAGCAAACTCATTAGGATCATCTTAAGTGCAGAcatgtatatataaaatgtaattccACAGAAACACACCCAGATCATCCAGGTAGACTGGCTCAAAGGTGCCAGTGGGCTGGTTGAGATGACCAACAGGATTTGGACGCTGGAGGTCAAATGAATAtgtctgcacaaacaaacaaaaatgcaagcAAGATACTAATAAGCGAACATgatgtgtgtgtacctgttttAATTGTAATATAATAAGCAAAGGCTAAGTGCACAGAAAACAATTTCTacttccatttctttttcttacccTGGAGGCTCGCCTCAAGAGGTAGAGGATGATACACAGAATTATAATCACTATGATGATAAGCGCCAGGACAACATAACCTAGAGACAAAGATAAGCAGAGCTGTTTTAAAAGAAGTGGTAATAACATTGGGACCACCCAAAAAAGGGAATGGGCTCTAAAAATTAATATTATGCTGTTATTCTTACATTGTTAAACTCCTTAGAacatcacttaaaaaaatataaaaactatttaaaaattcaaaagtaGAATTGTAGAGAAATTACAGTGTCAATTTTTTATCATGTAATCAGCATTGCAACCACAGGGGGACACTAGCATTTTttatggttgatttttttttagtcccACCAAGtaagaaaaactaaaaggtGTCTCGCCCAGGCAGCATACATATTAGAGCCAAATCTAGCCTACTTTTGGCACTGGCCAGTGTTCTGTGTGGCATGTCGTGTCAAAACTTTGGTGGAACTGTGGCTGAGTAGTGGTAACCAGACACATCCTGAGTAAGTGCTGCCAGTCACAACCCAAGGCAGCTCACAGGAAACCACTGATATGTGCCAAAAATCCGTTAACATCTAAAAAaatttaactgttttgttttttcttttgtttttttaaaatatagattCTAGATCCTATTTATTACCACTGAAACAACTGGCCACTGTAGTTTTAAGAAGTTCACTACAACATTAGTGTCCATTTGGACAGTTGAAAATGATAGCGGAATAAAACAGACAGATGTTTAAATACATAATAGATAATATAATAAAGATTCTTACCTGCAGACGAGCCAGGTGGAGGGGGtgctaaaagaaacaaacagcaggCTCAGTAATTCAGCTAAAgtcagtttatgtttttttataatAGAAAAGTGAAGCAAATTCACTTTATAGGTAAAAGCGTAGCATATGTCTGAATATTTAAATTACAAGAGGATGAgcatttgatttttctttagtTAATTTGCAACATTTACAAGTGACTTTCTGTTTAGCAGGCACTATTTAAGCATAGTGATTCAATTTAAGTCAGTAACTCCTTTCCATCTATCCATATCTCCTGTTAGTATCCATGTGATTACTATTCAGAAGctgcttttcaaaaaaaaaaaaactttaaggaTTATTTCGGTTTAATGTCCCAAAGAATCGATTAAGGTGTTCCACAAGGATCAGTACTGGGCCCCTTTTAATACTTGTTTGTTTACAATTTTATTACAATGATACTTTTATATCTACTACTTACGTACTTTTATATCTACCCCTCACCAGGTCTGCCTTTGTTTTAGTCCTGTCTATAGGAAATACCCTAAAACCTGCAAATTAAAATACCCTGAACTTTGGTTCGATTGCAGGCTGTCCAACAAAGTTCAAACTGAACTTGGAGTGTATTTCTATTTTCAATAGGACGATATGTTTTTCTCTCTACTACACattaaaattactttttctAATCCACAACAAGAACTATCTAGCTAATGGCCAAGTTTAAATAAAGCAATGAACCTATTTCTATTTCATGTTGACTTTGTGATTTCCAAACATATTTCTGCTGATATGTTGCTTCTTTTGGATTATTTATAATGTGACTAACCCTTATTCTAAATCTTAGTtaactttattgttttaattgtctttaaaatgatagataATGATAGATAAAGATGTTTTACATGTTACATGTTTTGAGCACTATATATCATTTTAGATACAAGAGATCAAAAGTCAAGCAGAAACTTACTCCTTCTGCTTGACAATATGGCTCAAATGATTAACCTGAATTGATATTTAAGtcctaattttaaaaaagaaagaggaaaaaaggggtACAAGTATGCTGCTTTGTGGTCCTTTTATGTGATACGGTGACGTGCCACTGTGTCTGAATATTCAGTTTGACTGTGTGTTAGAATAGGGTGAGAGTGTTTGAGTGGTTGTGTCTGCAGCCTGCTTACAGCTACAGAGCGTGTGAGCCTGCGAGTGTTGTGGTTTGGTGCACAGGAAGACAACTTGGGGCGCAGAACTTGTGCATGTGCTTTCTGAATATGTGACGGTACCTGTAGTTCCTGAGCTGGTACTTGGTGTTGTTTGAGTCATTTTACCACCACGGTGTGCTCCTCCTTGTGTGACTATGCTGGTAGTCTCTTTTGTTGGTACATTAGTACTTGTTAGAGTAGTAGCCACTGTGCCTCCAGGCTGTGAAGAGTAACAAACATCCTTTGGTTGTAAACATTTCATCCTGTAATCTGCCTGATTTCTGTTTCACTCATTGAATATGAAGGCATCTGACTCTGTACAGCAGTAGTTTCTGATTCAAAAGGCTTCCTGTGAGGAGTCTTTGTAGTTCAAGTGAGTTATTTTTTGATGTGGGAAGCCATGTCTATAgactgtgaataaaaaaaataaaggtgacTGTAGCCACCGTGGTATCACCCAGTGGTTTTAGAAGTCTTATTTCGAAGGCTTGAGTTGAAAACTTTTCTAGGCGCCATCTTGTTTTTTTGAAATTTTCTCGTCACCATTGAAGGATGAGTCTGGATGTGAAACCGAGCTCACTGCATACTCGTGCAGAAGCCACAACCTAATTCATACACTCCTTTCTCATCTATTTTACTCAAATTAgactataaatttaaaaaaggacatTATGTTGAGTCCAGTATGACTTTAAACTAGCATCAGAGTCCATAAACtgcggaaacaaagctccccacaggagtttccgcaccggaagtagcatatgctaacgtgcacatagtcaatTGTGTTGCTAGGACTGATTGGAGgcaaatttcatttcaaaagacTACTCGAGGGAAGCCTTGGTAAAAGCATGGTTTTGTACAAAGTGTGCAAAACGGAGTTTGCATACCATCGAAGCACTTCAACCTTATGGTACCAtctaaatgcaaaacatgttgCAGCGAGCGCAGAAACTGTGGGAGCTGTTAGCGCTAGCAGTCCAAGTACCAACAAAAGGTGTCGGCAGCCCAAACTTCAGGCTTCAGGACCAATATTAGTAAGTCAACAAACTTTGGATGGATTGCTCTGGACTGTAGACCACTATCAGTGGTAGAAGATGTAGAAGAAAATGTGCTACAGTTAGCGTCAGGTGATCCAACTTTCTAACTGCCATGGCGAAAGACTATTTTAAGTAAAATTCAACAGCTTTTTGACATTAATAAATGAGCAAAATTAGATGCATTACAGACAGCCCTGCTAATATAGAGGAACTACACCAGGAACAAACAAGACTGGGGCAACAGAAAGAGCCACTCATACAGGATGTTTCCACACTGTGGAATTCAGCCCTGGATTTGGTTTCTCGTCTACTAAAGAATCAAGAGGCTGTTTTTACTGCTTTagacaaacaaaagcacaagctACCGTAGTCATTTTAACTTCATCAGAGCTGGTAAAACTCCTAAAGCTGCCGACTGTCCTTGAGCCATGCAGGTAAATAATACTATTTTTAACAGTTTCTTCAAAAAGCCCTATAGTTACAGTTATTATGTGGATAAATAATGAATTTCTTGAACTGTGTACTACCGGTTTGTGACTGAGCTTCTTGGAGGTGAGACATGTGTCTCATGTTCAGTGGTTTTACCTGCTTTCTGCCGCCTGCATCACAACATGGTCTCTGATGATGACTCAAACTACATGGTGAAATTTAAGACTGCCTTCACAAAGGATCTATCCCAATGTGTAGCTACACTCAACCATCAGTGGCTCAAGATAGCTATTGTGCTTGACCCACGCTTTAAGGACTTCACATGTCTTGCAAGGGTAGAGCGAGAAGAGGCTTGGACCAGCCTTGAGGCCCTGACAGACTGTCCACTGCAGTGGTGGTCCAGTCGAGCAGGGACCTACCCACAGCTGTCTGTCCTGGTATTTGATTAGTGCTGCCACTTCTGTCCCATGTGGGAGACTGTTCTCATTTGCAGCTCACATAGTAACAAAAAAGAGAGCTGTCTTGAAAATGTGAACAGGTTAGTTTGTCTAAGTAACTGGCTGAAAGAGACCGACAGTAAATAAGCATGGAGGTATAGTGAGTCCAATGGGTTTGCTATTTTCTTGCACTGAAATGTTCGATGATCACACTGTTTTAGCctaatgttaaaataatgttGGCTAAGGTTACTCAGAGTTTAAAGGTGAAGCTGGTCAAATAACCTTTtatgtttttgccttatttttttaaactgcactttATGTTGAAacaagtattattattattaattaaagaCAATACCATTTCGAAAATTTACTTAAAGTACTTAAAATAGCACTTTATTTTTAAGTCCGCCCAATTTTGGAGAGggatattatttttttctatttttttctttccagaaaTTAAAAGTGCTTAAGTTCACAATATTCATGTCCATGTCTATTATTTGATTCTGTCGCCCACTAAAAcattttggattaaaaaaacatttgcgCTTTGGGGCAAATTTTCTTATGTGATTAAATGCAATTAATcagattaattaattacaaaGCCTCCAGTTAAttagattaatttttttaatcaagtccCACCCCTAGTAATACTAACTTACTACTATGAGCTttggcaaataaaataataatttcaactATGAGTATCCTACCTTGACTTGGGTGTTgtgattaattattaataaggaattaaacaaagatatgaAATTGGCGTGCTCAGTGTTATTCATCCTTTGCTGAACTGTTATATTTTTCTTCATCAGTAGCTGAAAATAACTATTTGGGATGTAAAGCTGTTGATGGAGAATCAAGTCAAAGATTAAACTGAATTTGTGAAAACAGAAGTTGAATAATTGCTCTTTATGTTGTGTGATGATCAGAGTTGTGATTAAAGGCAGTAAACGACAGCTTGTGGTTCTCCAACTCTCTTTACGTCTGTGCAGCTACTCTGCTTTTAACTACGCAGCTTCATAGTGACAACAAGACTTCAGGAAGTGACTGCATGTTGTGCACCAGGAAATAGCTCCACCATGTAACTGTGCATAAAGCCTGAGTAGGTGGCTTTTTGCACTTTAAAAAGAACCAGACTGCTGTGGATATTACTTTTTATTCCCTTCTTAAAATAAAGCCTATTTGAAGTTTATGGTCTCAAACTGAATGGATGCCAATAATGTGAACTCATAAGCATGAATTCCCAAACCAGACTTTGTCTTTTTACACTTTGAGAACCAAGATTTGCTATTTAACTTTGAGATAATTGACTTACCATACTGTTTGTTTCCTCTGCTGTAGTACTCTCAGGGTCTGTGTCATATTGCATCTTATTTTCAGTTCCTTTTAAAACGTATCTGGCAGTGATTGAGGGGACAGGAGAAACTGTACCTGACATAAAGGAGAGACGCATAAAATCACTTTGAGCCACAGTTAACCTCCCCCCTCTGAAAATAGCactgtaaaataataaactatTACAACTCTGCAAATAATGAAgtgatataaaaaataaatagagtGACACAGTTATGCAACAACACAAGAGAAACAGCAGTCTGCTTCAGAAGATAAACCAATGCAGATTTTTATGGTAGTTTAAGAAGATACAGAGTGCTGACCAGGTTCAGGGATTAGTGTCTAAATCTGAATAGATTTACACAATACATGAGTTGTTCTTATTACAGAGGACATTTATACTGTAGCATTGCTACTTTTTTAATGGCAAAAATACTCCAATATTCTCTACTTTATACAGAAAGGAAATCAATATAAATAGATTT
This genomic interval from Astatotilapia calliptera unplaced genomic scaffold, fAstCal1.2 U_scaffold_14, whole genome shotgun sequence contains the following:
- the LOC113017518 gene encoding uncharacterized protein LOC113017518 isoform X2, whose protein sequence is MKLWSRVCFLVLAVSPICLGQNGTSHEQPNGTVSPVPSITARYVLKGTENKMQYDTDPESTTAEETNSMPGGTVATTLTSTNVPTKETTSIVTQGGAHRGGKMTQTTPSTSSGTTAPPPPGSSAGYVVLALIIIVIIILCIILYLLRRASRTYSFDLQRPNPVGHLNQPTGTFEPVYLDDLERPVPKDIEATDDLSPPPVANGTSLQSEEKDSTGENAPEEQPEANGVETSPAENTTPSLSSDEADKISNPPSSTSLFFDAIGEQQNENNNNPICSSDPFVEINLDEPAWCDQLLNSSEGSSSVFPFSPFSLSSSSS
- the LOC113017518 gene encoding uncharacterized protein LOC113017518 isoform X1, giving the protein MKLWSRVCFLVLAVSPICLGQNGTSHEQPNGTVSPVPSITARYVLKGTENKMQYDTDPESTTAEETNSMPGGTVATTLTSTNVPTKETTSIVTQGGAHRGGKMTQTTPSTSSGTTAPPPPGSSAGYVVLALIIIVIIILCIILYLLRRASRTYSFDLQRPNPVGHLNQPTGTFEPVYLDDLERPVPKDIEATDDLSPPPVANGTSLQSEEKDSTGENAPEEQPEANGVETSPAENTTPSLSSDEADKISNPPSSTSLFFDAIGEQQNENNNNPTVCSSDPFVEINLDEPAWCDQLLNSSEGSSSVFPFSPFSLSSSSS